The following are encoded in a window of bacterium SCSIO 12643 genomic DNA:
- a CDS encoding MoxR family ATPase yields MYTNIPVEDLQKLHSDAERVRVEISKMLIGQSELIDLLLVSLFTGGHVLLEGVPGIAKTLAAKLLAKSIDTGFSRVQFTPDLMPADVIGSAVFNMKTSTFDFQKGPVFSNIVLIDEINRAPAKTQAALIEVMEEKQVTIDGTTHKMDQPFFIVATQNPIEQEGTYQLPEAQLDRFTFRIRLELPELNEEKMILERYQSDFAQSFENIQKVLKPSDIDRIYNMVEKVYIKKEVLDYIAEIVVSTRNSYQIYMGASPRASLWLLKTSKAFAALQGRDFVTPDDVKFLAPYVLNHRIVLSHEKELEGAPSEMVIKELIESIEVPR; encoded by the coding sequence ATGTACACCAATATTCCGGTCGAAGATTTACAAAAGTTACATAGTGATGCGGAACGTGTACGTGTAGAGATTTCTAAAATGTTGATCGGTCAAAGTGAGTTGATTGACTTATTGCTGGTTTCTTTATTTACAGGTGGTCACGTGCTATTAGAAGGTGTACCGGGAATTGCAAAAACTTTGGCTGCAAAACTGTTAGCAAAAAGTATTGATACTGGATTTTCAAGAGTGCAATTTACTCCGGATTTGATGCCTGCGGATGTGATTGGTTCAGCTGTATTTAATATGAAAACTTCCACATTTGATTTTCAGAAAGGTCCCGTGTTTTCAAATATCGTGTTGATTGATGAAATCAATAGAGCTCCGGCCAAGACTCAAGCGGCATTAATTGAGGTGATGGAAGAGAAGCAGGTAACCATTGATGGAACTACGCATAAGATGGATCAGCCATTTTTTATTGTGGCAACACAAAACCCAATTGAACAGGAAGGAACTTATCAGCTCCCGGAAGCGCAGTTGGATAGATTCACGTTTAGAATACGTTTAGAATTGCCTGAATTAAATGAAGAAAAAATGATTTTGGAACGTTATCAAAGTGATTTTGCGCAATCATTTGAGAATATCCAAAAGGTACTAAAGCCATCAGATATTGATCGAATTTACAATATGGTGGAGAAGGTATATATCAAAAAAGAAGTGCTAGATTACATTGCAGAAATTGTTGTGAGTACACGAAACTCTTATCAGATTTATATGGGAGCATCCCCCAGAGCTTCACTTTGGTTACTAAAAACCTCAAAAGCTTTTGCTGCACTTCAGGGACGTGATTTTGTGACTCCTGATGATGTGAAGTTTTTAGCGCCATACGTTTTAAATCACCGAATTGTTTTATCGCACGAAAAAGAGTTGGAAGGTGCACCTTCTGAAATGGTCATCAAAGAGTTAATTGAATCAATTGAAGTACCTCGTTAA